Below is a window of Synechococcus sp. RSCCF101 DNA.
GATCAGCTGAAGAGCGGTCTTGACCTTGCCCGCCAGGGCGGCCGGGGCACCCGTCGCGGAGGTGCTCCTCCAGGCAGAGACCAGCAGTTCACGGCTGAGCAGCAGCCAGACGAGCAGCACCGGCAGCCGCTGGGCCTGCAGCAGCCAGAGCAGCGGTGCGCTGACGAGAAGCTTGTCGGCCAGGGGATCGAGGCGGGCTCCCCAGGCCGTGCCGCCACCGGCCCGGCGGGCCAGCCAGCCGTCGAGGGCATCGGTGGCCGCCCCCAGCAACAGCAGCCACCAGGCGAGCGCCCAGCGGCCCTGAGTCAGGCAGAGCAGGAGGGGCAGGGCGGCCAGAGCCCGGGCGAGCGTGAGGCCATCCGCGAGCGCTCGCATCGGCTGGGGCACGGCTGACGCTCAGAATGGCGCCAACCGTCCTGAGGTCATGGCCGTCGAGCAACGGGTCGCCGATGTGATGAGCGCTCCGGTGATGAGTGTGACCCCCGAATCCGCCCTGCAGGACGCCGTGCGTCTGATCAGCGAGCACCACATCAGCGGCCTGCCGGTGGTGGATGGCGACGGGCGCCTGGTGGGAGAGGTGAGCGAACAGGACCTGATGATCCGCGAGAGCGGCTTCGACGCCGGGCCCTACGTGATGCTGCTCGACAGCGTCATCTACCTCCGCAATCCCCTGGCCTGGGACAAGCAGGTGCATCAGGTGCTGGGGACCCACGTGAGCGACCTGATGGGCCAGCATCCCCACTCCTGCAGTCCGGATCTGGGCCTGCCCCAGGCGGCGCGGCTGCTGCATGAGAGCGGCACCCAGAG
It encodes the following:
- a CDS encoding CDP-alcohol phosphatidyltransferase family protein yields the protein MRALADGLTLARALAALPLLLCLTQGRWALAWWLLLLGAATDALDGWLARRAGGGTAWGARLDPLADKLLVSAPLLWLLQAQRLPVLLVWLLLSRELLVSAWRSTSATGAPAALAGKVKTALQLIALLLLLWPPAWGPAALVALLQAAGWWLLWPMLALSLLSAWQYLRPPAAPLN
- a CDS encoding CBS domain-containing protein, coding for MAVEQRVADVMSAPVMSVTPESALQDAVRLISEHHISGLPVVDGDGRLVGEVSEQDLMIRESGFDAGPYVMLLDSVIYLRNPLAWDKQVHQVLGTHVSDLMGQHPHSCSPDLGLPQAARLLHESGTQRLFVVDGERRPIGVITRGDVVRALAKAAD